In Candidatus Neomarinimicrobiota bacterium, the DNA window AGAGTCTCAACGTACCGAGCGCTTCTGATTCGCTGAGCCCGATTGCCTTTAGAACAGGGGACATTTTTATCGCTCCTGAGGAGCAGGCAGCGCCGGCGGAAGCCGAAATGCCGTTGGTGTCGAGATTCATAAGCAGCGCTTCTCCGTCTACACCTTCAAACCTGAGCGAAAGATGTCCGGGTATTCGTCTTGTGGGATGCCCGTTCAGATCGACATCTCCCACTGCCTCTTTCAGCTCTTCGTAAAATATTTTTGCAAGCCGCTTAAGCTTTATGCTGTCTTCCTCTAATCTTGATGCCCTGAGTTCCGCAGCTCTTCCGAATCCCACGATACCGGGAACGTTTTCTGTTCCGCCCCTTCTGTTCCGCTCCTGATGTCCCCCGAACATTATCTGCTCGATTTCCACGCCCGCCCGAATATAAAGCGCACCGACGCCTTTAGGTCCGTAAATTTTGTGTGAGGAAACGCTTGCAAGGTCGACGTCTAACTGTGTTACGTCCATAGGCACCTTGCCGTATGACTGAACGATGTCGGTATGAATCAGCACGCCGGCTTCGTGAGCGACCTCAGCGTATTTGTGAACGAGATTTATTGTACCGATCTCGTTATTCGAATGCATCAAAGAGACGAGGATAGTTTCCGGTCTGATTTCAGCTTCCAAGTCATGCGGGTGAATGCTGCCCTGCCTGTCAACGGGGACGTAAGTGATTTCGAATCCTTCTTTTTCGAGTTCCTTACACGAGTCAATAACCGCCGGATGCTCAGTCTCAGCGGTGACGATGTGATTCCCCTTCTTCTTCAGAGCGTGAGCTACACCCCGCAGAGCCCAATTGTCCGCTTCCGTCCCGCCGCTGGTAAAATGGATTTCATCGGTTGAAGCGTTCATGAGTCCCGCAACTTTCTCGCGGGCTTCTTCTATCATGAACTTAGCGCCTCTGCCGTTTGCGTGAATACTCGACGGATTGCCCCAGTTCTCACCCATAGCGCTGTTCATCGCTTCGATGACCTCGGGGTCAACCGGTGTCGTCGCGCTGTGGTCGAGATATATTCGTTTATTCAGTTTCAACGTTATGTCCTACAAATTAAATCTTTTCTTAGCGTAGTAATTTATCACTTCAGCGGTTTATATGCAAGAAGGGCGAATTTAATGCGGCAAGCTCAGGCAGATATTCACCACCCGCCGCCTGCACTATTGTTGAAATATGAGATTCTTCGTCCGGCTCAGCCGGACTCAGAATGACAGCGAGTGCGGGTCATCCGTCAGCGGGTCAAAGGCCCT includes these proteins:
- a CDS encoding cysteine desulfurase, whose amino-acid sequence is MNKRIYLDHSATTPVDPEVIEAMNSAMGENWGNPSSIHANGRGAKFMIEEAREKVAGLMNASTDEIHFTSGGTEADNWALRGVAHALKKKGNHIVTAETEHPAVIDSCKELEKEGFEITYVPVDRQGSIHPHDLEAEIRPETILVSLMHSNNEIGTINLVHKYAEVAHEAGVLIHTDIVQSYGKVPMDVTQLDVDLASVSSHKIYGPKGVGALYIRAGVEIEQIMFGGHQERNRRGGTENVPGIVGFGRAAELRASRLEEDSIKLKRLAKIFYEELKEAVGDVDLNGHPTRRIPGHLSLRFEGVDGEALLMNLDTNGISASAGAACSSGAIKMSPVLKAIGLSESEALGTLRLSFGRDNNEDEIGTAVNAVIKQVERLRKKELQTAAL